From Alloacidobacterium dinghuense:
AGCAGATTCGTCAATCTCCAACAGGCGTCACCGTCACCTATCGCGACCGCAAGAGCGGAAAATCGGAAACAGTCGTCGCAGACTACTGCATCTGCGCCATGCCTTTCAGCGTGGTCAAGACCATCGATGCCGATTTCTCCCCGGATGTGAAAGATCTGATCAGCGAGAGCACCTATGACTCCGGTTACAAAGTCGCGTGGGAATCGCGCCGCTTCTGGGAGCAGGAATACAACATCTACGGAGGCCTTTCCTACCTGCGACAAACAGTCGATGTCGTGTGGTATCCAAGCGCACAGTTCTTCTCGCAGAAAGGGATCATCGTCGGTGGCTACTCCATTGAGAACGGCACCGACTTTGGCCGCTTGCCGAACATGCAGGCAAAGCTTGACGCCTCGCGTGCCGCGATTGAGAAGTTGCATCCCGGATGCTCCAAAGAATTGACGAATCCGATCTACGTCAACTGGGGTGAGATTCCGTACAACCTGGGCTCGTGGATCCACGGTTATGGCAGCTCGTATGCCAAGACCTACAAACGCATCATCCTTCCCGACCGTCGCGTGTACTTTGCAGGCGACCACACCAGCCACATTATTGGTTGGCAGGAAGGCGCAGCGTTGTCCGCGCATCGCACCGTCACCCAAATTGGAGTTGCCATGCAACAAGGAGGCACAAGTGGAGCCTGAGTCAAGACTGAAGCCGAATCTGCTTTTCTCGCTGGCAGCTGGCGCGATACTCCTCTTCGCGCCGGCGGCTCACGCCCAGGCCACGCGCATTCCTCTGTCCAATTCCAACTTTCCCATTTCACAGGGAGTGTGGGTAGGCGACTCGCTTTACCTCAGCGGCATGATGGCCTCGACTTTCAGTTCGCCAACGCCTGGCGATACGAAAGACCAGACCGTCAGTGCCATCCAGCAAATCCAGAAAGCGCTGGAGGCACAAAAGCTCACCCTCGGTGACGTCGTTATGATGCACGTCTATCTGGCGGGCGATCCAGCGAAAGGTGGCAAGATGGACTTCGTTGGATTCATGGCCGGGTACACGCAGTTTTTCGGGACCCCCGCTCAGCCGAATAAACCGGCACGCAGCGCCATGCAGGTCGCTGCGCTCGCTGCCC
This genomic window contains:
- a CDS encoding RidA family protein; translation: MEPESRLKPNLLFSLAAGAILLFAPAAHAQATRIPLSNSNFPISQGVWVGDSLYLSGMMASTFSSPTPGDTKDQTVSAIQQIQKALEAQKLTLGDVVMMHVYLAGDPAKGGKMDFVGFMAGYTQFFGTPAQPNKPARSAMQVAALAAPTGLVEIEVIAVRPK